One stretch of Candidatus Falkowbacteria bacterium DNA includes these proteins:
- the groL gene encoding chaperonin GroEL (60 kDa chaperone family; promotes refolding of misfolded polypeptides especially under stressful conditions; forms two stacked rings of heptamers to form a barrel-shaped 14mer; ends can be capped by GroES; misfolded proteins enter the barrel where they are refolded when GroES binds): protein MSKQIIFDEQARKSLKAGVDELANAVKVTLGPKGRNVVLDKGYGSPQICNDGVTIAKEIDLKDKIENVGAELVKEVASKTNDVAGDGTTTATLLAQAIITEGFKNVAAGSNPMEIKKGIEKGVNAVVEELRTRISKPIANQEEISQVSSISANDEVIGKIIAEALQEVGNDGVITVEESQSFGIEKEVVQGMQFSNGYISPYMITNADRMESEYNDAYILITDKKISAVNDIVPTLEKLAQAGKKDLVIIAEDVDGEALATLVVNKLRGAFNTLAIKAPGFGDRRREMLEDLAILTGGKVISEEVGLKLENVEMEMLGQAHKIIATKEHTTIVEGRGDKMKVDERVNRIRKELENSSSDFDKDKLKERLAKLAGGVAVIKVGAATETEMKEKKLRIEDAINATKAAVEEGIVPGGGVALFRAKSILDNIDLQGEQKIGIEILKKALEAPVKQIAKNAGKDGAVIAEEVRKAEGNVGYNAAKDKFEDLVMAGIIDPTKVTRSALQNAASISAMMLTTECVVTDEPESEGSNSGGAPAMGGGMPGMGGMGGMM from the coding sequence ATGTCAAAACAAATAATCTTCGACGAACAAGCTCGAAAATCTCTAAAAGCTGGTGTTGATGAATTAGCAAACGCAGTAAAAGTTACACTTGGACCCAAGGGTCGTAACGTAGTACTTGATAAAGGTTATGGTTCACCACAAATTTGTAATGATGGTGTGACCATTGCCAAAGAAATTGATCTAAAAGATAAAATTGAAAATGTTGGCGCTGAATTAGTAAAAGAAGTTGCCAGTAAGACTAATGATGTTGCTGGAGACGGAACTACTACAGCTACACTTTTAGCGCAAGCTATCATTACAGAGGGTTTCAAGAATGTAGCCGCTGGTTCCAATCCAATGGAAATTAAAAAAGGTATTGAAAAAGGTGTTAATGCTGTAGTTGAAGAATTAAGAACCAGAATTTCCAAGCCAATTGCCAATCAAGAAGAAATCTCACAAGTATCTTCAATTTCTGCTAATGATGAAGTGATTGGTAAGATTATTGCTGAAGCTTTGCAAGAAGTTGGCAATGATGGAGTTATCACAGTAGAAGAGTCACAAAGCTTTGGTATCGAAAAAGAAGTTGTACAAGGAATGCAGTTTAGTAACGGATATATCTCACCATACATGATCACTAATGCTGATCGAATGGAATCTGAGTACAATGATGCATATATCTTGATTACTGATAAAAAAATCTCTGCTGTAAACGACATTGTCCCAACTTTGGAAAAACTTGCTCAAGCCGGAAAAAAAGATCTAGTTATTATTGCTGAAGATGTAGACGGTGAAGCATTAGCTACTCTAGTTGTTAATAAATTAAGAGGCGCTTTTAACACTTTAGCTATTAAAGCTCCAGGCTTTGGTGACCGACGCAGAGAAATGCTTGAAGACCTAGCTATTCTGACTGGTGGTAAAGTTATCTCTGAAGAAGTTGGATTGAAGTTAGAAAATGTAGAAATGGAAATGCTTGGTCAAGCTCATAAAATTATTGCTACCAAAGAACATACTACTATTGTTGAAGGTCGTGGCGATAAGATGAAGGTTGACGAAAGAGTTAACCGAATTAGAAAAGAATTAGAAAATTCATCTTCAGATTTTGATAAAGATAAACTTAAAGAAAGACTAGCAAAATTAGCAGGCGGTGTAGCAGTTATCAAAGTTGGTGCAGCCACTGAAACTGAAATGAAAGAGAAAAAATTAAGAATCGAAGATGCAATTAATGCTACAAAAGCAGCCGTCGAAGAAGGTATTGTTCCTGGTGGAGGTGTAGCATTGTTTAGAGCTAAAAGTATTCTTGATAATATTGACCTTCAGGGCGAACAAAAAATCGGAATTGAGATATTAAAAAAAGCACTTGAAGCACCAGTCAAGCAAATCGCAAAGAACGCTGGTAAAGATGGTGCTGTTATCGCCGAGGAAGTTAGAAAAGCTGAAGGTAATGTTGGCTATAATGCAGCCAAAGATAAATTTGAGGACTTAGTAATGGCTGGAATTATTGACCCAACTAAGGTTACTCGTTCAGCTCTACAAAACGCAGCTTCAATTTCTGCTATGATGCTTACTACTGAATGTGTAGTAACTGATGAACCAGAATCAGAAGGCTCTAATAGTGGTGGTGCTCCAGCTATGGGTGGTGGAATGCCAGGTATGGGCGGTATGGGTGGAATGATGTAA
- a CDS encoding co-chaperone GroES: MLKPLNDHVIVKPTSQEEKTASGIILPDTLNKEKPEQGEVISIGPGKMLENGQRSPMSIQVGNKVIFKKYSPDEIKADGQECLVLREEDILAIIE, translated from the coding sequence ATGCTAAAACCACTTAATGATCACGTGATTGTAAAGCCAACATCACAAGAAGAAAAAACTGCGTCTGGAATCATCTTGCCAGACACACTAAACAAAGAAAAGCCTGAACAAGGTGAAGTTATCTCTATTGGTCCCGGAAAAATGTTAGAAAATGGACAAAGATCTCCTATGTCTATTCAAGTCGGAAACAAAGTTATATTCAAAAAATATTCACCTGATGAAATCAAAGCTGATGGTCAGGAATGTTTAGTTCTGCGAGAGGAGGACATCTTAGCAATAATTGAATAA